One Oryza brachyantha chromosome 3, ObraRS2, whole genome shotgun sequence DNA segment encodes these proteins:
- the LOC107303890 gene encoding heavy metal-associated isoprenylated plant protein 3-like — protein MAEPVILKMNVQCSKCATRIRRAIKNMHGVEKVRASPETGLVIVTGTADALVLWWRLWLKIRRSANIVNDGTPEQIPPEGRMTHLAPMTTYAVSLQGCPELRA, from the exons ATGGCGGAGCCCGTCATCCTCAAGATGAACGTGCAGTGCAGCAAATGCGCTACGAGGATCCGCAGGGCCATCAAGAACATGCACG GGGTGGAGAAGGTGCGGGCGTCGCCGGAGACGGGGCTGGTGATTGTCACCGGAACGGCCGACGCGCTGGTGCTCTGGTGGCGGCTCTGGCTCAAGATCAGGAGGTCGGCCAACATCGTGAACGACGGCACGCCGGAGCAGATTCCACCGGAGGGCAGGATGACGCACCTGGCACCGATGACCACCTACGCCGTGTCGCTGCAGGGCTGCCCGGAGCTTCGTGCATGA
- the LOC102700318 gene encoding mediator of RNA polymerase II transcription subunit 8 isoform X2: MDAAALGAAPAAGPPNSAAPLGDQQAAAAAPRAERLSAGVQQQLNLEGMRARAVGLYKAISRILEDFDAIARTNPNATPKWQDVLGQFSMVSMELFNIVEDIKKVSKVFVVYPRNVNAENAAILPVMLSSKLLPEMEAEETTKRENLLSGITNLPVPAQIEKLKARIDMIGSACETAEKVITECRKTYGLGARQGTNLGPTLDKAQAAKIQEQEGLLRAAVNYGEGLRVPGDQRQYSSLPSHLVEVLPFGDGVYPKNTSTFVPNVVNAQGNPMQVSGGQLLGRPAPSPGATGTPNFENVSTPPMPYANSPRSGTNMMNTPSPQQHLTAQQHRQKLMQTSQQQQLHTQQQLRPSAAGMLAQSTIPQLQDLQGQSQQKLQVPTQQQMQYNQALSQQYQNRQMQAARMQPGMSQSQLNQGNQLRSHIGQFTGAANSAMFTAAQASSNSQMMANIPGTMQSQSLLPQMQTLNQYSLNAGHPQRSHPSQMLTDQMFGMGGTNTTGIMGMQQQQQQFNMQANAQNLQQGMTALQNQTQNPNFAQQRQQNQQ; this comes from the exons atggacgcggcggcgctagGGGCGGCACCCGCCGCCGGGCCGCCAAACTCGGCCGCGCCCTTAGGGGATCAgcaggcggcagcggcggctccCCGGGCGGAGCGGCTCAGCGCCGgggtgcagcagcagctgaaCCTGGAGGGGATGCGGGCGCGCGCCGTGGGGCTGTACAAGGCCATCTCCCGCATCCTCGAGGACTTCGACGCCATCGCCCGCACCAATCCTAACGCCACCCCCAAGTG GCAGGATGTGCTTGGGCAATTCTCGATGGTGAGCATGGAGCTCTTCAATATCGTGGAGGACATCAAGAAGGTGTCCAAGGTGTTCGTGGTCTATCCCCGGAACGTTAATGCTGAAAACGCTGCCA TACTGCCTGTAATGCTTTCGTCAAAGCTGTTACCTGAGATGGAAGCTGAAGAAACTACAAAGAGGGAGAATTTGTTGTCTGGGATAACAAATCTACCAGTTCCTGCACAAATTGAAAAGTTAAAG GCTAGGATAGATATGATTGGAAGTGCATGTGAAACTGCTGAGAAAGTAATTACTGAGTGCCGCAAGACTTATGGGCTAGGAGCCCGCCAGGGGACAAATCTTGGTCCTACGCTGGACAAGGCACAGGCTGCAAAGATACAGGAGCAGGAGGGCCTACTTAGAGCAGCTGTAAATTATGGTGAAG GTTTGCGTGTACCGGGAGACCAAAGGCAGTATTCATCTCTTCCTAGCCATTTAGTGGAAGTACTTCCTTTTGGAGACG GTGTGTACCCCAAAAATACCTCAACATTTGTACCTAATGTTGTCAATGCCCAGGGAAATCCAATGCAG GTGTCTGGAGGACAGTTACTTGGCAGACCTGCTCCATCACCTGGAGCTACAGGAACACCCAATTTTGAAAATGTATCTACTCCTCCAATGCCGTATGCAAACTCCCCTAGGTCAGGGACCAATATGATGAACACCCCTTCACCCCAGCAGCATCTAACGGCACAACAACATAGGCAAAAACTGATGCAAACATCTCAGCAACAGCAGCTACATACTCAACAGCAGCTAAGACCATCGGCTGCTGGGATGCTAGCTCAG AGCACAATTCCTCAGCTACAAGATTTACAGGGGCAATCCCAACAAAAACTACAG GTCCCTACCCAACAGCAGATGCAGTACAATCAAGCCTTGTCGCAACAGTATCAGAATAGGCAGATGCAAGCTGCGCGCATGCAACCCGGCATGTCCCAGAGTCAACTGAACCAAGGAAATCAGCTAAGAAGTCATATTGGCCAGTTCACTGGAGCTGCAAACAGTGCAATGTTCACTGCTGCACAGGCATCTTCGAACTCACAAATG ATGGCAAATATACCTGGGACGATGCAATCACAGTCACTTTTGCCACAAATGCAAACCCTTAATCAGTACAGTTTGAATGCCGGGCATCCTCAAAGGAGCCATCCATCACAAATGCTGACTGACCAAA TGTTTGGTATGGGAGGCACAAATACTACTGGCATCATGGgaatgcagcagcagcagcagcaatttAATATGCAAGCAAATGCTCAGAACCTGCAACAAGGCATGACAGCCCTCCAGAACCAGacacaaaatccaaacttTGCCCAGCAGAGGCAGCAAAACCAGCAATGA
- the LOC102700318 gene encoding mediator of RNA polymerase II transcription subunit 8 isoform X1 — MDAAALGAAPAAGPPNSAAPLGDQQAAAAAPRAERLSAGVQQQLNLEGMRARAVGLYKAISRILEDFDAIARTNPNATPKWQDVLGQFSMVSMELFNIVEDIKKVSKVFVVYPRNVNAENAAILPVMLSSKLLPEMEAEETTKRENLLSGITNLPVPAQIEKLKARIDMIGSACETAEKVITECRKTYGLGARQGTNLGPTLDKAQAAKIQEQEGLLRAAVNYGEGLRVPGDQRQYSSLPSHLVEVLPFGDGVYPKNTSTFVPNVVNAQGNPMQQVSGGQLLGRPAPSPGATGTPNFENVSTPPMPYANSPRSGTNMMNTPSPQQHLTAQQHRQKLMQTSQQQQLHTQQQLRPSAAGMLAQSTIPQLQDLQGQSQQKLQVPTQQQMQYNQALSQQYQNRQMQAARMQPGMSQSQLNQGNQLRSHIGQFTGAANSAMFTAAQASSNSQMMANIPGTMQSQSLLPQMQTLNQYSLNAGHPQRSHPSQMLTDQMFGMGGTNTTGIMGMQQQQQQFNMQANAQNLQQGMTALQNQTQNPNFAQQRQQNQQ, encoded by the exons atggacgcggcggcgctagGGGCGGCACCCGCCGCCGGGCCGCCAAACTCGGCCGCGCCCTTAGGGGATCAgcaggcggcagcggcggctccCCGGGCGGAGCGGCTCAGCGCCGgggtgcagcagcagctgaaCCTGGAGGGGATGCGGGCGCGCGCCGTGGGGCTGTACAAGGCCATCTCCCGCATCCTCGAGGACTTCGACGCCATCGCCCGCACCAATCCTAACGCCACCCCCAAGTG GCAGGATGTGCTTGGGCAATTCTCGATGGTGAGCATGGAGCTCTTCAATATCGTGGAGGACATCAAGAAGGTGTCCAAGGTGTTCGTGGTCTATCCCCGGAACGTTAATGCTGAAAACGCTGCCA TACTGCCTGTAATGCTTTCGTCAAAGCTGTTACCTGAGATGGAAGCTGAAGAAACTACAAAGAGGGAGAATTTGTTGTCTGGGATAACAAATCTACCAGTTCCTGCACAAATTGAAAAGTTAAAG GCTAGGATAGATATGATTGGAAGTGCATGTGAAACTGCTGAGAAAGTAATTACTGAGTGCCGCAAGACTTATGGGCTAGGAGCCCGCCAGGGGACAAATCTTGGTCCTACGCTGGACAAGGCACAGGCTGCAAAGATACAGGAGCAGGAGGGCCTACTTAGAGCAGCTGTAAATTATGGTGAAG GTTTGCGTGTACCGGGAGACCAAAGGCAGTATTCATCTCTTCCTAGCCATTTAGTGGAAGTACTTCCTTTTGGAGACG GTGTGTACCCCAAAAATACCTCAACATTTGTACCTAATGTTGTCAATGCCCAGGGAAATCCAATGCAG CAGGTGTCTGGAGGACAGTTACTTGGCAGACCTGCTCCATCACCTGGAGCTACAGGAACACCCAATTTTGAAAATGTATCTACTCCTCCAATGCCGTATGCAAACTCCCCTAGGTCAGGGACCAATATGATGAACACCCCTTCACCCCAGCAGCATCTAACGGCACAACAACATAGGCAAAAACTGATGCAAACATCTCAGCAACAGCAGCTACATACTCAACAGCAGCTAAGACCATCGGCTGCTGGGATGCTAGCTCAG AGCACAATTCCTCAGCTACAAGATTTACAGGGGCAATCCCAACAAAAACTACAG GTCCCTACCCAACAGCAGATGCAGTACAATCAAGCCTTGTCGCAACAGTATCAGAATAGGCAGATGCAAGCTGCGCGCATGCAACCCGGCATGTCCCAGAGTCAACTGAACCAAGGAAATCAGCTAAGAAGTCATATTGGCCAGTTCACTGGAGCTGCAAACAGTGCAATGTTCACTGCTGCACAGGCATCTTCGAACTCACAAATG ATGGCAAATATACCTGGGACGATGCAATCACAGTCACTTTTGCCACAAATGCAAACCCTTAATCAGTACAGTTTGAATGCCGGGCATCCTCAAAGGAGCCATCCATCACAAATGCTGACTGACCAAA TGTTTGGTATGGGAGGCACAAATACTACTGGCATCATGGgaatgcagcagcagcagcagcaatttAATATGCAAGCAAATGCTCAGAACCTGCAACAAGGCATGACAGCCCTCCAGAACCAGacacaaaatccaaacttTGCCCAGCAGAGGCAGCAAAACCAGCAATGA
- the LOC102722202 gene encoding uncharacterized protein LOC102722202 produces MAAPQSPLRRWKPFLAAFSSVDAAIEAADPGLLSRAEFRRARERVVEMLSGAEDDAEAEELCLVLDEVMEESLLTLQMAPVTPERLASTDLAQVLGAMRKHESERIRSLATDIVRAWRATVNNDLVRMMAALERIPQSPKRIETGRPNLEAKVMQGSPAPKKAITNGGCHVNPTKTSAPSPPKRSAPAPVVGGARVKTDYKGAAAKPKESAHPAKKLLADISRRQDQDGIKSYLSDPEKLAALAAPKRKLHEGHQDQEEEAKKRRKMADMGAATKPREPPALPPKKAPVLVASAGRRKSIEHCNEDEKMVASTTRKLRESYQEAEEAKKRRKVHVIEDQKMHPIMRMRSRASSIGEEKSLVMSSLRRR; encoded by the coding sequence atggccgcgcccCAGAGCCCCCTGCGCCGATGGAAGCCCTTCCTCGCTGCCTTCTCCTCCGTCGACGCCGCCATCGAGGCCGCCGACCCGGggctcctctctcgcgccgaGTTCAGGAGAGCGCGGGAACGCGTCGTCGAGATGCTCAGCGGCGCCGAggacgacgcggaggcggaggagctctGCCTCGTGCTCGACGAGGTGATGGAGGAGTCGCTCCTGACGCTGCAGATGGCGCCCGTGACGCCGGAGAGGCTGGCGTCCACCGATCTCGCCCAAGTCCTCGGCGCGATGAGGAAGCACGAGTCGGAGCGGATCCGCAGCCTCGCCACCGACATCGTCCGCGCGTGGAGGGCGACCGTCAACAACGACCTTGTCAGGATGATGGCCGCCCTGGAGAGGATTCCTCAGTCTCCGAAGCGAATCGAGACGGGTCGTCCCAATCTCGAAGCGAAGGTGATGCAGGGATCACCGGCGCCCAAGAAGGCTATCACCAATGGCGGCTGCCACGTCAATCCGACGAAGACCtcagcgccgtcgccgcccaaGAGAAGTGCTCCAGCTCCAGTTGTTGGCGGTGCTCGAGTCAAGACGGACTACAAGGGCGCAGCAGCAAAGCCGAAGGAATCGGCGCATCCGGCGAAGAAGCTGTTGGCTGACATCAGCCGCCGCCAAGATCAAGATGGCATCAAGTCCTACCTTAGTGACCCCGAGAAGCTGGCGGCATTAGCTGCTCCAAAGCGGAAGCTTCACGAAGGACACCAAGATCAGGAAGAGGAAGCGAAGAAGCGGCGCAAGATGGCCGACATGGGCGCAGCAACAAAGCCAAGGGAGCCTCCAGCACTTCCGCCAAAGAAGGCGCCGGTCCTCGTCGccagcgccggccgccgcaagAGCATCGAGCACTGCAATGAAGACGAGAAGATGGTCGCTTCCACAACGCGGAAACTACGTGAAAGCTACCaagaggcggaggaggcgaagaAGCGGCGGAAGGTCCATGTCATCGAGGACCAGAAGATGCACCCAATCATGAGGATGCGGAGCAGAGCCAGCTCCATCGGCGAGGAGAAGAGCCTCGTCATGTCGTCGCTTCGGAGGCGCTAG
- the LOC102722481 gene encoding LOW QUALITY PROTEIN: U-box domain-containing protein 57-like (The sequence of the model RefSeq protein was modified relative to this genomic sequence to represent the inferred CDS: substituted 2 bases at 2 genomic stop codons), which translates to MPPPCRIIKVAREEDFRSRVGRDGNYFDLVDFTRIAGFSVPDSTTIGDLKVKLTERFDIPMQCQRLWLWCSRENNTYRLDRPLKTKEEGLFVSNIIITLFYGGNHLELFLEVVQPHSLPTETNIDDALVFLKLFDSENAQLNFVGSLYVKVSSRPSDILPKLRSLAGFCASQPIDLYEILTGDIICYQKSPPQNWRIYYSVASFLQHVCDNKEEEWKRHILEEEIVMLKHQSDSDRLQKEETMTVCDQLKHEXDNALRQVNELRDQGTHVILNFSREDLEQATEHFSNASEVGNTEYGHTYRGMTHNTMVAIKLSSSQSLYLQEVSALRQCRHPNIVAFIGVCSEASALVHEWLSNGNLEGRIVCANDSPPLSWHNRTQIIGDVCSALLFLHSNKPTALVHGDLRPCNILIDASXRSKLCNIGMSKVLLQPGTCPPNITERLPYMDPEFNATGELTELSDVYSLGVIILRLLTGMAPLSLSKKVAEALESDSLHLLIDKSAGGWPYIEAKQLALLGVSCTEMMAEKRPGLFTKVWKVVEPLMRKSHAASWPYYPSGESCAPAPFICPIAMEIMRDPQVASDGFTYEAEAIRSWFDKGNNSPMTNLALPNLHLTPNRVLRSSIHEYLQQQKKQQQTDS; encoded by the exons atgccgccgccatgccggATTATCAAG GTGGCACGGGAGGAGGATTTCCGCTCGCGTGTTGGGAGAGACGGCAACTACTTCGATCTCGTCGACTTCACCCGAATCGCAGGATTCAGCGTTCCGGACAGCACCACCATCGGCGATTTGAAG GTGAAGCTCACAGAGAGATTTGATATCCCTATGCAATGTCAACGACTCTGGTTGTGGTGTAGTCGGGAAAACAATACATACCGTTTAGATAGGCCATTGAAAACCAAGGAGGAGGGACTATTTGTAAGTAACATTATTATCACCTTATTTT ACGGTGGCAATCATCTAGAGCTTTTTCTTGAG GTGGTCCAACCTCATTCCCTACCAACAGAGACCAACATAGATGATGCACTGGTGTTTCTAAAGCTTTTTGACTCAGAGAATGCGCAGC TTAATTTTGTTGGCTCGCTATATGTGAAAGTTTCATCGAGACCTTCAGATATTCTTCCAAAACTAAGAAGTCTAGCCGGTTTCTGTGCAAGCCAACCAATAGATCTGTATGAG ATTTTAACTGGGGACATTATTTGCTACCAGAAGAGCCCACCACAGAACTGGCGAATATATTATTCTGTTGCATCTTTTCTGCAGCATGTTTGTGATAATAAG GAAGAAGAATGGAAGAGACACATTTTAGAAGAGGAGATTGTTATGTTAAAACACCAATCTGATTCAGACCGTCTTCAGAAAGAGGAGACAATGAC TGTGTGTGATCAGCTGAAACATGAATGAGACAATGCTTTGCGACAAGTGAATGAATTACGTGATCAGGGCACACATGTCATTCTCAATTTTTCCCGTGAGGACTTGGAGCAAGCAACAGAACATTTCAGTAATGCCAGTGAGGTTGGTAATACTGAATATGGACACACATATAGAGGCATGACACACAATACTATGGTGGCAATCAAGCTGTCCAGTTCCCAAAGCTTATATCTACAAGAG GTTTCAGCTCTTCGTCAGTGCAGACACCCGAATATTGTTGCTTTTATCGGAGTATGTTCAGAAGCCTCTGCTCTAGTGCATGAATGGTTATCTAATGGAAATCTCGAAGGGCGCATTGTTTGCGCAAATGATTCTCCACCTCTTTCATGGCACAACCGCACACAAATCATCGGGGACGTTTGCAGTGCTCTGCTTTTCCTTCATTCAAACAAGCCAACTGCTTTGGTCCATGGTGATCTCAGGCCTTGCAACATCCTCATTGATGCCAGCTAAAGAAGCAAGCTCTGCAACATTGGTATGTCTAAGGTGTTGCTGCAGCCTGGGACCTGCCCACCAAACATAACGGAAAGGCTGCCATATATGGACCCTGAGTTCAATGCCACTGGGGAGCTCACAGAACTCTCTGATGTCTACTCACTGGGTGTTATCATCCTGCGGCTCTTGACCGGAATGGCCCCCTTATCTCTATCAAAGAAAGTTGCCGAAGCATTGGAGAGTGATAGCCTGCACTTGCTGATAGACAAATCTGCAGGGGGCTGGCCTTACATTGAAGCCAAACAGCTAGCTCTCCTTGGTGTTAGCTGCACTGAAATGATGGCAGAGAAACGGCCTGGTCTTTTCACCAAGGTGTGGAAGGTTGTTGAGCCCCTGATGAGGAAGTCTCATGCAGCCTCTTGGCCATACTACCCATCAGGAGAAAGTTGTGCCCCTGCTCCTTTCATTTGTCCAATCGCCATG GAGATCATGAGAGATCCTCAGGTGGCGTCCGACGGATTCACCTATGAAGCAGAGGCCATAAGAAGTTGGTTTGATAAAGGGAACAATTCTCCGATGACGAATTTGGCCCTTCCCAATCTCCATCTTACACCTAATCGTGTCCTTCGTTCTTCCATCCATGAGTATCTTCAGCAgcagaagaagcagcagcagacgGATTCCTGA